In Methylothermaceae bacteria B42, a single genomic region encodes these proteins:
- a CDS encoding peptidase M42: MNNIRDALLRDIQAMVLCHAPSGNEIEIDRWLQNRWQALGLHPEQDAAGNLIAKIEAADPAVPTVAISAHKDEIGMIVKRVDDDGRIHIRKLGGSFPWVYGEGVVDLLGERETVSGILSFGSRHVSHESPQHCFQNEQPLKWENVWVETKLSSGALSQAGVRPGTRVVIGRHRKRPFLLGQDHIASYALDNRASLAILTLLAEHLKQPRFNVLLVATANEEVGAIGAQSFTFRQRPDVLIALEICPKSPEYPIDREDAPVLLSQDGYGVYDDSLNAELAKAATKVRIEVQYAVLAGFGSDGSIAMKNGHVPRAACLAFPTDNTHGFEIAHLGALEGCMLTLLSYLERK, from the coding sequence ATGAATAATATACGCGACGCCTTGCTCCGTGATATCCAGGCCATGGTCCTCTGTCACGCCCCCAGCGGTAATGAAATTGAAATCGACCGTTGGCTGCAGAACCGTTGGCAGGCCTTGGGTCTCCATCCGGAACAAGACGCCGCCGGGAATTTGATAGCAAAAATAGAAGCAGCCGATCCCGCCGTCCCGACCGTCGCCATCTCTGCCCACAAGGATGAAATCGGCATGATTGTCAAACGGGTTGATGATGACGGCCGGATTCATATACGCAAGTTGGGGGGCTCATTCCCCTGGGTGTATGGGGAAGGGGTCGTAGATTTATTGGGGGAGCGGGAAACCGTCTCCGGAATTCTAAGCTTTGGCTCGCGTCACGTCTCTCACGAATCGCCCCAGCATTGTTTCCAGAATGAGCAACCGTTGAAATGGGAAAATGTCTGGGTGGAAACCAAACTGTCTTCCGGGGCGCTTAGCCAGGCGGGCGTCCGCCCTGGCACCCGGGTGGTGATTGGCCGTCACCGCAAACGGCCATTTCTGCTTGGACAGGATCATATCGCCAGCTATGCTTTGGATAACCGGGCTTCCCTCGCCATTTTGACGCTGCTGGCCGAACATCTGAAACAACCCCGTTTTAATGTACTGCTAGTCGCCACCGCCAACGAAGAAGTCGGCGCCATCGGCGCTCAATCTTTCACTTTCCGCCAACGACCTGACGTGCTCATCGCCCTGGAAATCTGCCCTAAATCCCCCGAATACCCCATTGACCGGGAAGATGCTCCGGTTCTGCTCTCCCAAGATGGTTATGGCGTATACGACGATTCCCTCAACGCGGAACTTGCCAAAGCCGCCACTAAAGTGAGGATCGAAGTGCAATATGCCGTGCTGGCGGGCTTTGGTAGCGACGGTTCCATCGCCATGAAAAACGGCCACGTCCCCCGCGCTGCTTGCCTGGCTTTTCCTACGGACAATACCCACGGGTTCGAGATAGCCCATTTGGGGGCCTTGGAAGGCTGTATGTTGACGCTTCTCAGCTATTTGGAACGCAAATAA